Proteins from a genomic interval of Fusarium oxysporum Fo47 chromosome I, complete sequence:
- a CDS encoding arsenical-resistance protein, giving the protein MTQEMNNGLSSHEPKPSNTPRTDSSNGGTRQAGQDSEATAASGLGILDRYLAIWIFLAMSIGIILGNFVPETGPALQKGKFVGVSVPIAVGLLVMMYPILCKVRYEWLHELFSHRDMWKQICFSIFINWIIAPFLMLALAWAFLPDKSELRAGLILVGLGRCIAMVLIWNGLAGGNDEYCAILVAVNSILQMVLFAPMAVFFIRIISHESGTIDISYSVVAISVAVFLGIPLGAAVITRITLRKVAGPDWYERTFIRFLAPWSLLGLLYTILVLFASQGRQVVHQIVSVVRVAAPLVVYFVLIFFVTLWVSRLLGFRFSMVVTQSFTAASNNFELAIAVAVATFGPNSDQALASTVGPLIEVPVLVGLVYAVRWMANRWGWK; this is encoded by the exons atgacacAGGAGATGAACAACGGGCTGAGTAGCCACGAGCCCAAGCCTTCTAATACACCTCGCACAGACTCAAGTAATGGAGGCACTAGACAGGCTGGCCAAGATTCTGAGGCCACAGCTGCGAGC GGACTAGGTATTCTGGATCGCTACCTAGCCATCTGGATATTCCTGGCAATGTCCATTGGTATAATCCTGGGCAACTTTGTTCCCGAGACGGGCCCAGCCTTGCAGAAGGGTAAATTTGTCGGTGTTTCGGTACCTATTG CTGTCGGTTTACTTGTTATGATGTATCCTATCCTCTGCAAAGTGCGATATGAATGGCTCCACGAACTCTTTTCCCACAGGGATATGTGGAAGCAGATCTGCTTtagcatcttcatcaactggATCATTGCTCCATTCCTCATG CTTGCCCTGGCCTGGGCGTTTCTCCCCGACAAGTCGGAGCTTCGCGCCGGTCTTATTCTCGTGGGTCTTGGGAGATGTATTGCCATG GTTCTTATTTGGAACGGCCTAGCTGGCGGCAACGACGAATACTGTGCAATCCTTGTCGCTGTTAACTCGATACTCCAGATGGTCCTCTTCGCCCCAATggccgtcttcttcatccgcATTATCAGCCACGAATCCGGTACGATTGATATATCCTATAGCGTTGTTGCTATAAGTGTGGCTGTTTTCCTGGGCATCCCGCTTGGAGCAGCTGTCATAACGCGGATCACCCTGCGCAAGGTCGCTGGACCTGATTGGTATGAGAGGACCTTTATCAGATTTCTCGCACCCTGGTCTCTCCTCGGCCTACTCTATACTATTCTGGTTCTGTTCGCATCCCAAGGGAGACAGGTTGTTCACCAGATTGTATCGGTCGTCCGGGTAGCAGCCCCATTGGTAGTGTATTTCgtgctcatcttcttcgttaCTTTGTGGGTCAGCAGATTGCTTGGCTTCCGGTTCTCCATGGTAGTTACCCAGAGCTTTACTGCTGCAAGCAACAACTTTGAGTTAGCTATCGCCGTGGCGGTCGCGACTTTTGGCCCCAACAGCGACCAGGCGCTGGCATCCACCGTTGGTCCGCTCATCGAAGTCCCAGTCTTGGTAGGCTTGGTGTATGCCGTGCGCTGGATGGCCAACAGATGGGGTTGGAAGTAA
- a CDS encoding Rhodanese-like domain-containing protein, whose protein sequence is MTLTTYFGILKTRPCSHFVFQKVKRVCSSKMASTDAATPWHAAYPPPLNKTPPATTRQAALEMMKDCKNIAGKDYVLIDLRRTDHEGGTIRGSINLPAQSLYPMIETLYTMFKSAGVQKTIWYCSSSRGRGTRAAGWFQDHIDKQGDSHMESAILYEGITGWAKAGGEFVEWMDEYDATVWNSK, encoded by the exons ATGACCCTCACAACATATTTCGGAATACTAAAGACTCGTCCTTGCTCCCATTTCGTCTTCCAAAAGGTCAAACGCGTCTGCTCGTCCAAGATGGCCTCTACCGATGCCGCCACGCCTTGGCACGCCGCCTACCCTCCTCCACTCAACAAGACCCCCCCAGCCACGACACGCCAGGCTgccttggagatgatgaaggactGCAAGAATATCGCTGGCAAGGATTACGTTCTCATTGATCTCCGCCGAACAGATCACGAG GGCGGTACCATTCGCGGATCCATCAATCTGCCGGCACAGAGCCTCTACCCGATGATAGAAACCCTCTACACCATGTTCAAATCGGCAGGGGTTCAAAAGACCATCTGGTATTGCT CATCCTCTCGCGGCCGGGGCACGCGCGCAGCCGGGTGGTTCCAGGATCATATCGACAAGCAAGGAGATAGCCATATGGAAAGCGCGATTCTGTATGAAGGCATTACCGGCTGGGCCAAAGCCGGTGGCGAGTTCGTTGAGTGGATGGATGAGTACGATGCGACTGTCTGGAATAGTAAATAG